The sequence GTCGAAGCTGGATTAGGCAACACGAGCGACGAAACTAAAGAAGCTGCAAAGTGGATCGGCGAGAATTTCCACCCAGAGTGGCATTTTCCGATTGCATTGGCCAATGGCATCGGTATTCATCATGGACGGGTTCCACGTGCATTGGCGCAGTATGTTGTCCGCAAATTCAATGAAGGAGAACTCGACTTTCTTGTGTGCACCTCGACCTTGATCGAGGGAGTAAATACGAAAGCAAAAAACATCGTAATACTTGACAATCAGATTAATCGTGTAGACATCGACCGGTTTACTTTCAACAACATTATGGGCAGGTCGGGGAGAATGTTTGAATTTTTTGTAGGGCACGTCTACGTGTTTCATGATGACCCGCAAACCCAATTGCCATTTGTGGATGTTCCTGCTTTGTCGCAGTCGGAGGCGGCGTCCGACTCATTGATCGTTCAGATGGATGACGATGATCTCACTGAGGTATCGCGTGCACGCGTTCAACGATTCGTCGATGATCCCTATTTAAGCTTTGAGGTCATACAACAAAACAAAGGTGTTGACCCACAACAGCAGATAAATGCAGCACAATTGATCGCGGAGTCCGGTGACGAATACAAGGCGAACTTATCATGGACGCGATGGCCGACGTACCAGCAACTACGCCAAATCTGTGAGCTGATTTTTTCGGAGTTCAATGGTCATCGGCTGGGTAGCGGCTCTGCTGTGTCAGCGAGCCAGTTAACATTTTTGACTTGGAGATTGCGCGATAGGCCATCTATCCGAGAATTGATCGAAGCTCAGTTAAAACGAGACGAACCAGACGTAGCAGTTCAGAAGGTCCTAGATTTTTTGCGACTCTGGGCGAATTTTCATCTGCCGCGACTTTTGCGAACGATTAGCTTGATTCAGGAAGACGTGTTGGAACGCGAAGGACTTGAAACGGGCAACTATTTCTGGTTCGCGGCTCAAGTGGAGAACTATTTCGTTGACGCCGGATTGGTCGCGCTCGAAGAATTTGGTGTTCCGATACAAACGGCATTACAACTTGAAAACGAAATAGCGGCCGAAGGCGATCTTGATGCGACGCTAGAAAACTTGAAGGATTTGGATGTCGATATCCTGCCAATATCCGAGTTCGAGAAAGAACTTTTAGAAGACAGCATTTCTCACCTTTGATCGATTCGAGCTGAAGAACCCGGCGGATGAATCGGCCGATGTGTGGAAGGCTTACTCGCAACTGCAAACTTACAACGACGAAATCTCGGACCTGCTGGCCTATAACGTGGCCTTGGTCATCAGCGATGTGCTCACGGCACGCGTCGGTTCGCTGACAGCCAACCAAGAACGGTTCATACCGTGGGAGACGATCAAGAACGAAGACGATCGGCCGCTACTGGAATGCCAGTTGGAGAAAGTCGTTCGCGGCGTCTTCGATCCTGAGCTGTTTCTGGATTACATGCGGTCCTTCGTCCTGTTTGAAGATGATGAGCGACTCGCTGATCAAAAAGATCGCCGCGTACCAGACGTTCCGCTGAGTT comes from Novipirellula caenicola and encodes:
- a CDS encoding DEAD/DEAH box helicase, whose protein sequence is MPIDRKLADSLFERIPVEGQIQADVFEVASDLCTIVNQDAESADAHELVLRAMEHRGEFGEFDGIIDGLVRRLGLFPYLDPTDLSIADLLAYEAHRPDNMEKKLVFHRAQAHVYHLLMSGENVALSAPTSFGKSLIIDAAIASGKYDNIVIVVPTLALIDETRRRLTKKFAGEFKVITRSSQAQTKRNIFVMTQERVLESEDWSFVDFFVIDEFYKLFPRDGNDDRAGLLNQAFYVLAKSGAQFYMLGPDIRGVTDQDHIGVELKVVHHPNYHTVATQIHRMQFGEDENASLVELCRQLDSKTIIFCSSPNRASRVARALVEAGLGNTSDETKEAAKWIGENFHPEWHFPIALANGIGIHHGRVPRALAQYVVRKFNEGELDFLVCTSTLIEGVNTKAKNIVILDNQINRVDIDRFTFNNIMGRSGRMFEFFVGHVYVFHDDPQTQLPFVDVPALSQSEAASDSLIVQMDDDDLTEVSRARVQRFVDDPYLSFEVIQQNKGVDPQQQINAAQLIAESGDEYKANLSWTRWPTYQQLRQICELIFSEFNGHRLGSGSAVSASQLTFLTWRLRDRPSIRELIEAQLKRDEPDVAVQKVLDFLRLWANFHLPRLLRTISLIQEDVLEREGLETGNYFWFAAQVENYFVDAGLVALEEFGVPIQTALQLENEIAAEGDLDATLENLKDLDVDILPISEFEKELLEDSISHL